One window from the genome of Pseudoalteromonas sp. '520P1 No. 423' encodes:
- the rluB gene encoding 23S rRNA pseudouridine(2605) synthase RluB: MSESIVSDEKLQKVLARAGKGSRREMEKVIEAGRVSVDGKVSKLGDRVGPNQQIRLDGHVVKIEAEENRVCRVLMYNKPEGELCTRKDPEGRPTVFDRLPRLDGERWIAVGRLDVNTSGLLLFTNDGELANRLMRPSYEIEREYAVRVFGEVETTTLKTLTTGVELEDGMAKFLKITPRPGEGINRWYNVLLTEGRNREVRRLWQSQGVDVSRLIRVRYGSLSLNPKLPQGGWEELALEDVNYFRKSVQLPNETETKLSVMPEKRSEKRAKNQRIRKAVKKHQTRAKQVQKKRKK; the protein is encoded by the coding sequence ATGAGTGAATCAATCGTAAGCGATGAAAAGTTACAAAAAGTATTAGCCCGTGCCGGAAAAGGCTCACGACGCGAGATGGAAAAAGTAATTGAAGCGGGCCGTGTAAGTGTTGATGGTAAAGTTTCAAAATTAGGTGATCGTGTTGGTCCTAATCAACAAATTAGACTTGATGGTCATGTCGTAAAAATTGAAGCTGAAGAAAACCGTGTTTGCCGTGTTTTAATGTATAACAAACCTGAAGGTGAGTTATGTACGCGCAAAGATCCTGAAGGGCGTCCAACTGTATTTGATCGTTTACCACGATTAGATGGCGAACGTTGGATTGCAGTTGGTCGATTAGATGTAAATACATCGGGTTTATTATTGTTCACTAATGATGGAGAATTAGCTAATCGTTTAATGCGCCCAAGCTATGAAATTGAACGTGAATATGCGGTGCGTGTATTTGGTGAAGTTGAAACAACGACATTAAAAACATTAACAACGGGTGTTGAACTTGAAGATGGCATGGCGAAGTTTTTAAAAATTACGCCTCGTCCAGGTGAAGGCATAAACCGTTGGTATAATGTATTACTAACAGAAGGTCGTAACCGTGAAGTAAGACGCTTATGGCAATCTCAAGGCGTTGACGTATCACGATTGATCCGTGTTCGTTACGGTAGTTTGTCTCTTAACCCTAAGTTACCACAAGGTGGTTGGGAAGAGTTAGCGTTAGAAGATGTAAACTATTTTAGAAAGTCAGTTCAATTACCAAACGAAACTGAAACTAAATTATCTGTAATGCCTGAAAAACGCAGCGAAAAGCGTGCTAAAAATCAGCGTATTAGAAAAGCAGTTAAAAAACATCAAACACGTGCTAAGCAAGTACAGAAGAAAAGAAAGAAATAA
- a CDS encoding YciK family oxidoreductase: protein MKDYQANVNALKDKVILVTGAGDGIGRVAAINYAKHGATVILLGKTVAKLECVYDEIVSLGGPKPAIVPLDLKGAIKQNYRDLASTIENEFGQLDGLLNNAGVLGSLGPLEFFCVSTFEKIMKVNVTAQAVLTKYMFPILRKSDNASIIFTTSSVGRKGRAHWGPYAISKFAVEGMMQTWADEVEKTNIRVNCINPGATLTQMRDAAYPGEDKSKLATPESLMPTYLYMMSDDSVGTNGQSVDAQ from the coding sequence ATGAAAGACTACCAAGCAAATGTAAACGCACTAAAAGATAAAGTAATTTTAGTTACTGGAGCGGGCGATGGTATTGGCCGTGTTGCAGCCATCAACTATGCAAAACATGGTGCTACAGTTATTTTACTTGGTAAAACAGTTGCTAAACTAGAATGTGTTTATGATGAAATCGTTTCATTAGGCGGCCCGAAACCTGCAATCGTACCGCTTGACTTAAAAGGTGCAATTAAGCAAAACTACCGTGACTTAGCATCTACAATCGAAAATGAATTTGGTCAATTAGATGGTTTATTAAATAATGCTGGCGTTTTAGGTTCGCTAGGTCCACTAGAGTTTTTCTGTGTATCAACATTTGAAAAAATAATGAAAGTAAATGTCACTGCACAAGCTGTACTGACTAAATACATGTTCCCTATATTACGTAAATCAGATAATGCTTCTATCATCTTCACAACATCAAGTGTTGGACGCAAAGGTCGTGCACATTGGGGGCCATATGCAATATCAAAATTTGCAGTTGAAGGCATGATGCAAACTTGGGCTGATGAAGTTGAAAAAACAAATATTAGAGTAAATTGCATTAATCCTGGTGCAACATTAACGCAAATGCGTGATGCTGCTTATCCAGGTGAAGATAAATCAAAATTAGCCACGCCAGAATCATTAATGCCAACATACCTATATATGATGAGCGATGATTCGGTAGGTACTAATGGTCAATCGGTAGATGCCCAGTAA
- a CDS encoding VolA/Pla-1 family phospholipase, protein MKKMLLGMAISAALLGCGGESLEEVKKDAVVVIPASTVIFDPSAGALSIPNDLLFQGTTDGTLNIPVKDPANIADPLTAISRLDGWSTNTAFTLAIDLPQGVTLDAASVQSPDSIHIYEAIMGGDLKDADCNPLPQGAGCKIVGELTFGVDYVTKVSGDNVAVIPLKPLKAATTYLLTLTNNLKDSTGSSVDGSSSYNLVKQDINTLPLITDAQLQLQGLINSFESVISTQGIAKENIIYSMAMTTQSVGQVTSVAKQLLLSGLSATPIVPMPVINVQDTTMSVADVLVDAGALDPNDAQSIALYSSANYLRGSVSLPYYLHTPSPENKLAPLNTWMNALCDSGAALAGLTAAYPELIPEAPINTNDAICMSFGLRDFSTSENPVLANLDTERNLTKFNPIPKINTFQDIDVQMTTPDVNVANAIRPGLGLPPLVKPEGGWPVVILQHGIPSKKEDMLTTTAMLSLFGIASVAIDYPLFNSRGFDYDNDGTKDIDASVNPLDYINLQSYTTTSSNGKQAIIDLLGLRFGLNFLNGADIDKSKVYFTGISLGSIGGAPFLAMANSPVAGQPDQVNDMFKVQAATLSVPMQGLGFGAIIESNTFAPLLQSVLAYGGDAGFQAYFAEQNAGELTPANGAVFLGFLIQTYGTYQTTLSPEDAAALAGLMVEAATAFQMAVDDGDPMNYAAILKATQTPLLLQEVVGDGGDNLPDQVLPNVVPSSPVSGTEPLIALLGLEGVSSTLVDQQMPVSGVVRMTAGHHSSLINPGQSDSPDAMTALRAFSEMQSQMVNYISSNGHMIYIKDTEIVKQD, encoded by the coding sequence ATGAAAAAAATGCTACTCGGAATGGCTATCTCAGCTGCATTGTTAGGGTGTGGTGGAGAAAGTCTAGAAGAAGTTAAAAAAGACGCTGTAGTTGTCATTCCCGCATCTACTGTTATTTTTGATCCATCAGCTGGTGCATTATCAATCCCAAATGATTTATTGTTTCAGGGTACTACTGATGGCACTTTAAATATCCCAGTAAAAGATCCTGCTAATATTGCGGATCCTTTAACTGCAATAAGTCGTTTAGATGGTTGGTCAACAAATACAGCTTTTACACTTGCTATTGATTTACCACAAGGTGTGACTTTAGATGCTGCAAGTGTACAGAGCCCTGATTCTATACATATTTACGAAGCTATCATGGGTGGAGACTTAAAAGATGCTGATTGTAACCCTTTACCACAAGGGGCTGGTTGTAAAATTGTTGGTGAGTTAACATTTGGTGTTGATTATGTCACTAAAGTAAGTGGTGACAATGTTGCTGTTATTCCGCTTAAACCACTTAAAGCAGCTACAACGTACTTATTGACGCTTACAAATAATTTAAAAGATAGTACGGGTAGTTCGGTAGACGGTTCATCAAGTTATAATTTAGTTAAGCAAGATATCAATACTTTACCTTTAATTACAGATGCGCAATTACAGTTACAAGGGTTAATTAACAGCTTTGAATCAGTGATTTCGACTCAAGGAATTGCTAAAGAAAACATCATTTATTCTATGGCAATGACAACGCAATCTGTAGGTCAAGTGACAAGTGTTGCTAAGCAACTTTTACTATCTGGCCTTTCAGCTACTCCGATTGTGCCAATGCCTGTGATAAATGTACAAGATACGACTATGTCAGTTGCTGATGTATTAGTGGATGCTGGAGCGCTTGATCCGAATGATGCTCAAAGTATTGCTTTATACAGCTCTGCTAATTATTTACGAGGCAGTGTAAGTTTACCGTATTACTTGCATACACCTAGTCCTGAGAATAAGTTAGCTCCATTAAATACTTGGATGAATGCATTATGTGATTCAGGAGCTGCGCTTGCAGGGTTAACTGCTGCTTATCCAGAATTAATTCCTGAAGCACCAATTAATACTAATGATGCGATTTGTATGTCTTTTGGTTTACGTGATTTCAGTACTTCTGAAAACCCGGTATTGGCAAACTTAGATACTGAACGTAATTTAACTAAATTTAATCCAATTCCAAAAATAAATACCTTTCAAGACATTGATGTTCAGATGACAACACCAGATGTTAATGTTGCCAATGCTATTAGACCCGGGTTAGGTTTACCGCCTTTAGTTAAACCAGAAGGTGGTTGGCCTGTTGTTATTTTACAGCATGGGATTCCATCTAAAAAAGAAGATATGTTAACTACGACTGCAATGCTTTCTTTATTTGGTATTGCAAGTGTAGCTATTGATTATCCGTTGTTTAATTCTCGTGGATTTGATTACGATAATGATGGAACTAAAGATATTGATGCATCTGTTAACCCATTAGATTATATAAATCTTCAAAGTTATACGACTACGTCATCAAATGGTAAGCAAGCAATTATTGACTTATTAGGTTTACGTTTTGGTTTAAATTTCTTAAATGGCGCAGATATCGACAAATCTAAGGTTTACTTTACAGGTATTTCATTAGGCTCTATCGGTGGGGCACCATTCTTAGCAATGGCAAACTCTCCTGTTGCAGGTCAGCCAGATCAAGTCAACGATATGTTCAAAGTGCAAGCTGCGACTTTGTCTGTGCCAATGCAAGGTTTAGGTTTTGGTGCAATTATTGAATCTAATACCTTTGCACCATTATTACAATCCGTATTAGCCTATGGCGGTGACGCTGGTTTCCAAGCTTATTTTGCAGAACAAAATGCGGGTGAACTAACACCTGCTAACGGTGCTGTTTTCTTAGGCTTCTTAATTCAAACTTATGGTACTTATCAAACAACTTTATCTCCTGAAGATGCAGCTGCGTTAGCTGGTCTAATGGTAGAAGCCGCTACTGCATTCCAAATGGCTGTAGATGATGGTGATCCAATGAATTATGCTGCGATTTTAAAAGCGACTCAAACGCCATTACTTTTACAAGAAGTGGTAGGTGATGGTGGTGATAACTTACCAGACCAAGTTTTACCTAATGTTGTACCATCTTCTCCTGTTTCTGGTACAGAGCCTTTAATTGCTTTATTAGGCTTAGAAGGAGTTAGTTCAACACTTGTTGATCAACAAATGCCGGTATCTGGTGTTGTACGTATGACAGCAGGTCATCATTCATCTTTAATAAACCCAGGTCAAAGTGATTCACCAGATGCAATGACAGCACTAAGAGCATTCAGTGAGATGCAATCTCAAATGGTTAATTACATTTCATCTAATGGTCATATGATTTACATAAAAGACACTGAAATAGTAAAACAAGACTAA
- the sohB gene encoding protease SohB: MEFLYEYGLFFAKASTFVVAVGAIIALIAGAAHKPKAKRGEIELDDLSEQLDTFKDQFLQDTLNKDDLKKYNKEQKKLAKENEDANKPNLYVLDFNGSMDAHEVDSLREEITAILMIAKPKEDKVLLRLESGGGVVHGYGLAASQLQRIKDANLNLTICVDKIAASGGYMMACIADRLVSAPFAIIGSIGVIAQIPNFNKILKKNDIDFEQITAGEFKRTLTLFGENTDKAREKFSEEIEETHELFKDFINVQRPSLDLPSVATGEHWFGTTALEKGLVDELSTSDDILLSHNKDNQIYKVKFAIKKPLSEKLAIGLSSSLERAFIAIYSKVRTSFIAK, translated from the coding sequence TTGGAATTTTTATACGAATACGGTTTGTTTTTTGCCAAAGCTTCAACATTTGTTGTCGCTGTTGGTGCGATTATCGCATTAATTGCAGGTGCAGCTCATAAGCCGAAAGCTAAGCGTGGTGAAATTGAATTAGATGATTTATCAGAGCAATTAGATACTTTTAAAGATCAATTTTTACAAGATACATTAAATAAAGATGATTTAAAGAAATACAACAAAGAACAAAAAAAACTCGCTAAAGAAAATGAAGATGCTAATAAGCCTAATTTATATGTTTTAGATTTTAATGGCAGTATGGATGCCCATGAAGTTGATAGCTTAAGAGAAGAAATTACCGCTATTTTAATGATAGCTAAGCCAAAAGAAGACAAAGTGTTACTCAGACTTGAGAGTGGCGGTGGCGTTGTTCACGGCTATGGTTTAGCTGCATCACAATTACAAAGAATAAAAGATGCTAATTTAAATTTAACAATCTGTGTTGATAAAATTGCTGCCAGTGGTGGTTATATGATGGCATGTATTGCAGATAGGCTCGTTAGTGCACCATTTGCGATTATAGGCTCTATTGGCGTGATTGCACAAATACCTAACTTTAATAAAATATTAAAGAAAAATGATATTGATTTTGAGCAAATCACAGCTGGAGAATTTAAACGTACACTCACACTATTTGGTGAAAATACAGATAAAGCCAGAGAGAAGTTTTCCGAAGAAATTGAAGAGACTCATGAGTTATTTAAAGACTTTATAAATGTTCAAAGACCGAGCCTTGATTTACCATCAGTAGCGACAGGTGAACATTGGTTTGGTACTACGGCACTTGAAAAAGGTTTAGTTGATGAGCTATCGACTAGTGATGATATTCTATTATCACACAATAAAGATAACCAAATTTATAAAGTGAAATTTGCAATCAAAAAACCATTAAGTGAAAAGCTTGCAATTGGATTAAGTAGTTCATTAGAGCGCGCTTTTATTGCAATTTATTCAAAAGTTAGAACCTCTTTTATTGCAAAATAA
- a CDS encoding dicarboxylate/amino acid:cation symporter encodes MTNELQNNKSLSLTSRILIGLVLGLLVGSIFKWIIGDQDDVYISLGFFDLAIKGFFVDGLLTIGGAIFVASLKMLVVPLVFVSLVCGTCNLSDPSKLGRLGGKSIGLYLLTTAIAITIAISLASLASLVNFDKIPGLQTSAEYTAKEAPSLANVIINMFPTNPISAMAEGNMLQVIVFALLFGIAMTLSGEPGKRLTNTFNDLNDVILKLVTILMNLAPIGVFCLIAKLFSSIDYDAIYELVKYFFVVLIALFIHALVVYPTLLKSITGLSPITFLTKMKANALFAFSTSSSSATMPVTLETATKKLGAKNSVASFTVPLGATINMDGTAIMQGVATVFIAQIFAVDLTTSDYLMVILTATLASVGTAGVPGVGLIMLAMVLNQVGLPVEGIAIIMGVDRLLDMTRTAVNVTGDCMVTCVVAKTEGELDEDIFYDKHAGEKLEEMNFQKK; translated from the coding sequence ATGACAAATGAGTTACAAAATAATAAGTCACTCTCTCTCACCTCTCGTATTCTAATAGGCTTAGTCCTAGGTTTACTCGTTGGTTCCATTTTTAAATGGATCATTGGTGATCAAGATGATGTATATATTTCTTTAGGCTTTTTTGATTTAGCAATTAAAGGGTTCTTTGTTGATGGTTTATTAACCATAGGCGGAGCGATATTCGTTGCAAGTTTAAAAATGTTAGTTGTACCTTTAGTTTTTGTATCCTTAGTATGTGGTACTTGTAACTTAAGCGACCCTAGCAAATTAGGACGATTAGGCGGTAAATCAATTGGGCTTTATTTATTAACAACTGCAATTGCTATTACGATTGCAATTAGCTTAGCTAGCTTAGCTAGCTTAGTAAATTTTGATAAAATACCTGGCCTTCAAACATCTGCTGAATATACAGCAAAAGAAGCGCCTTCATTGGCTAATGTAATTATTAATATGTTTCCAACCAATCCTATTTCAGCAATGGCTGAAGGCAATATGCTTCAAGTAATTGTATTTGCATTATTGTTTGGTATTGCTATGACATTAAGTGGTGAACCGGGAAAACGTTTAACAAATACATTTAATGATTTAAACGATGTAATTTTAAAATTAGTCACGATTTTAATGAACTTAGCGCCTATTGGTGTTTTCTGTCTGATTGCTAAACTATTTTCATCTATTGATTACGATGCTATTTATGAGCTTGTAAAATATTTCTTTGTTGTACTGATTGCCTTATTTATTCATGCACTTGTTGTATACCCTACTTTGTTAAAATCAATTACAGGGTTAAGCCCGATCACTTTCCTAACAAAAATGAAAGCGAATGCTTTATTTGCATTTAGTACTTCTAGCTCAAGTGCCACTATGCCAGTTACTTTAGAAACGGCGACTAAAAAACTAGGCGCTAAAAATTCAGTTGCTTCATTTACGGTACCTTTAGGTGCCACTATCAATATGGACGGTACTGCAATTATGCAAGGTGTTGCTACAGTATTTATTGCACAAATATTCGCAGTAGATTTAACAACTTCTGATTATTTAATGGTAATACTCACAGCGACGTTAGCATCTGTAGGCACAGCAGGTGTGCCAGGTGTTGGTTTGATCATGCTAGCTATGGTACTTAATCAAGTTGGTTTACCAGTTGAAGGCATAGCGATCATTATGGGTGTTGATAGATTATTAGATATGACAAGAACCGCAGTTAATGTAACGGGTGATTGTATGGTAACTTGTGTTGTCGCAAAAACAGAAGGTGAACTTGATGAAGACATTTTCTACGATAAACACGCTGGTGAAAAGCTTGAAGAAATGAACTTTCAGAAGAAGTAA
- a CDS encoding Ig-like domain-containing protein, which translates to MTANAGGINLSASGTVNVLPADVGSIEFVSASPDRINILGTGSQGGGESSTVVFKVLDTNNNPVNNQLVNFELNTDVGGIKIIPTSGTTDNNGLVQTVINSGTVATSVRVQATIDGSSPQISSQSSLLVVSTGIPDQDSFSLSADILNPEGWDIDGTEVKVTARLADAFNNPAPDGTAVSFTTEGGSIEPSCTTVNGVCQVIWTSQNPRPEGHVLQHKTGDDYNWSDSPDETHLPEEINTMGQKFGGRANILATVIGEESFPDLNGNARFDASEMDAFLGNDISGRPYDQKEAFVDHNEDGLYNPAEGSDVNDSGALETFADFNNDGEFSAEDGKYNGVLCSIPAHDGCANGTDNKKSTNVRAQLTLVMSGSHPQLTRVAPADGQINISGEGSASASVIISDLHNQPMPAGTTITFTAAVGSVIAGSTYTWPNDNHNGGLLFPVTIKGEKEAKSGPLTVEITTPSGVGISFSPFTININ; encoded by the coding sequence GTGACTGCTAATGCTGGTGGCATTAACCTATCAGCTTCTGGTACTGTTAATGTATTGCCTGCTGATGTGGGTAGTATTGAATTTGTCTCTGCCTCGCCTGATAGAATCAATATTCTAGGTACTGGTAGTCAAGGTGGTGGCGAAAGTTCTACAGTTGTGTTCAAAGTATTAGATACAAATAATAACCCTGTAAATAATCAATTGGTTAACTTTGAACTAAATACGGATGTGGGTGGTATTAAAATCATTCCTACTTCAGGTACAACTGATAATAACGGCTTAGTTCAAACAGTAATCAACTCGGGTACTGTTGCGACTAGTGTTAGAGTTCAAGCTACGATTGACGGCAGTTCTCCTCAAATATCTTCGCAATCAAGTTTATTAGTTGTATCAACAGGTATACCAGATCAGGATAGTTTTAGTTTATCAGCTGATATCTTAAATCCTGAAGGTTGGGATATTGATGGTACTGAAGTTAAAGTAACTGCAAGATTAGCAGATGCTTTTAATAACCCTGCTCCAGATGGCACAGCAGTAAGTTTTACAACTGAAGGTGGCTCGATTGAACCTTCGTGTACTACTGTTAATGGCGTATGCCAAGTTATTTGGACCAGCCAAAACCCTCGTCCTGAAGGACATGTGTTACAGCACAAAACGGGAGATGATTATAATTGGAGTGATTCGCCAGATGAGACTCATTTGCCTGAAGAGATTAATACTATGGGTCAAAAGTTTGGTGGGCGTGCAAATATTTTAGCCACAGTAATTGGTGAAGAGTCATTCCCTGATTTAAATGGTAATGCAAGGTTTGATGCTAGTGAAATGGATGCCTTTTTAGGTAATGACATTAGTGGTAGACCTTATGATCAAAAAGAAGCATTTGTTGATCATAATGAAGATGGTTTATACAACCCAGCAGAAGGAAGCGATGTAAACGACAGTGGTGCACTAGAAACATTTGCTGATTTTAATAACGATGGTGAATTTAGTGCTGAGGATGGTAAATACAATGGTGTTTTATGTTCAATACCTGCACATGATGGTTGTGCAAATGGTACAGATAATAAAAAGTCGACTAATGTTCGAGCACAACTTACTCTTGTTATGTCTGGTAGTCATCCACAGCTAACGAGAGTTGCACCAGCTGATGGTCAAATAAATATATCTGGCGAAGGTTCTGCAAGCGCAAGTGTAATTATCAGTGATTTACATAATCAACCTATGCCTGCGGGTACTACAATAACATTTACAGCTGCTGTTGGTTCTGTAATAGCCGGCAGCACTTATACTTGGCCCAATGATAACCACAATGGCGGTTTGCTTTTCCCTGTAACAATTAAAGGTGAAAAAGAAGCTAAATCAGGCCCGTTAACTGTAGAAATTACCACACCTTCAGGCGTTGGGATATCATTTTCTCCATTTACAATAAATATTAATTAA
- the topA gene encoding type I DNA topoisomerase: MGKSLVIVESPAKAKTINKYLGKNFVVKSSVGHVRDLPTSGSGKKKTTATKTPAEVRKMGAEEKAAYKKKRDYKNLVARMGIDPEKGWKPHYEVLPGKEKVVQELQKLAETADTIYLATDLDREGEAIAWHLQEIIGGEPEKYKRVVFNEITKNAIQQAFEAPGELNTDMVYAQQARRFLDRVVGFMVSPLLWQKVARGLSAGRVQSVAVRLLVEREREIKAFIPEEFWDLHADVTAKEDALRLAVTKFNAKAFKPVTEAQTQIAVDALKKADFIVKANDKKPSKSKPSAPFITSTMQQAASTRLGFGVKKTMMMAQRLYEAGHITYMRTDSTNLSQEAVGKCREYIESNFGSNYLPEDAINYSSKGNAQEAHEAVRPSNVEVLSGHLDGMEADAKRLYELIWRQFVACQMTPAQYDLTTITVEAAGYELKVKGRVLKFAGWTQVQPSVRKKNEEEQALPAVEIGDKLNLTELDPVQHFTKPTARFGEASLVKELEKRGIGRPSTYAAIISTIQDRGYVRVENKRFFAEKMGEIVNDRLVENFTDLLNFDFTAKMEGRLDDIAEGERIWTQVLDKFYANFSEQLSVASKEEDEGGMRLNEMVETDIDCPTCERKMGIRTASTGVFLGCTGYSLPPKERCTQTMNLVSGDEAIAVDSDEAETESLRQMKRCPKCGTAMDSYLIDETRKLHVCGNNPGCDGVIVELGTFKIKGYDGPLIECDKCGNDMQLKSGRFGKYFGCTNEECKNTRKLLKSGEAAPPKEDPVHLTELPCEKSDAYFVLRDGAAGIFMAASSFPKSRETRAPKVCELQRFRDRISPKFYYLADAPAKDPDGNEAVVRFSRKAKSQYVMTEIDGKATGWTAKFVDDKWVEEAKAKKAPAKKKTSAKKKAPAKKKEAAKKES, translated from the coding sequence ATGGGCAAATCGTTAGTAATTGTAGAGTCTCCAGCAAAGGCTAAAACAATAAATAAATATTTAGGCAAGAACTTTGTTGTTAAGTCCAGTGTTGGGCATGTTCGCGATCTTCCTACTTCAGGTTCAGGCAAAAAGAAAACTACTGCTACAAAAACGCCTGCTGAGGTTCGCAAAATGGGTGCAGAAGAAAAAGCAGCCTATAAAAAGAAAAGAGATTATAAAAACTTGGTAGCAAGAATGGGGATTGATCCTGAAAAAGGATGGAAGCCGCATTACGAAGTATTACCAGGTAAAGAAAAAGTAGTACAAGAATTACAAAAACTAGCTGAAACCGCCGACACTATCTATCTCGCAACCGATTTGGATAGAGAAGGGGAAGCTATTGCATGGCATCTGCAAGAAATTATTGGTGGTGAGCCAGAAAAATATAAACGTGTTGTATTTAATGAAATAACAAAAAATGCCATACAACAAGCTTTTGAAGCCCCTGGAGAGCTCAATACCGATATGGTATACGCTCAACAAGCCAGAAGGTTTTTAGACCGTGTGGTTGGTTTTATGGTATCTCCTTTACTTTGGCAGAAAGTAGCTCGAGGATTATCAGCAGGTCGTGTGCAATCAGTAGCAGTGCGTTTATTGGTAGAGCGAGAGCGTGAAATTAAAGCTTTTATTCCTGAGGAGTTTTGGGATTTACATGCTGATGTAACAGCAAAAGAAGATGCATTACGTTTAGCTGTTACTAAATTTAATGCAAAAGCATTTAAACCAGTAACAGAAGCACAAACGCAAATCGCAGTTGATGCACTTAAAAAAGCTGACTTTATTGTTAAAGCTAATGATAAAAAGCCTAGCAAAAGTAAACCAAGCGCGCCATTTATTACATCTACTATGCAACAAGCTGCAAGTACACGCTTAGGCTTTGGTGTTAAAAAGACCATGATGATGGCTCAGAGATTATACGAAGCGGGCCATATTACCTATATGCGTACCGACTCTACAAATTTATCTCAAGAAGCAGTTGGTAAGTGTCGTGAATATATAGAATCGAATTTTGGTTCTAATTACTTACCTGAAGATGCAATTAATTATAGCTCTAAAGGCAATGCACAAGAAGCGCATGAAGCTGTTCGTCCGTCAAATGTTGAAGTACTTTCTGGACATTTAGATGGTATGGAAGCCGATGCAAAAAGACTTTATGAACTGATCTGGCGACAATTTGTAGCTTGTCAAATGACACCTGCACAATATGATTTAACGACTATTACAGTAGAAGCTGCAGGATATGAGCTGAAAGTAAAAGGTCGCGTACTTAAATTTGCTGGGTGGACACAAGTTCAGCCTTCAGTACGTAAAAAGAATGAAGAAGAACAAGCCTTACCTGCAGTTGAGATTGGAGATAAGTTAAATTTAACTGAACTTGATCCTGTTCAACATTTCACTAAACCTACTGCCAGATTTGGTGAAGCAAGTTTAGTTAAAGAACTTGAAAAACGTGGGATTGGACGTCCTTCAACTTACGCTGCTATCATCTCTACAATTCAAGACCGTGGTTATGTTCGAGTAGAGAACAAACGTTTCTTTGCTGAGAAAATGGGTGAGATTGTTAATGATAGATTAGTTGAGAATTTCACTGATTTACTTAACTTTGATTTCACAGCTAAAATGGAAGGTAGACTTGATGACATCGCTGAGGGTGAGCGTATTTGGACTCAAGTACTTGATAAGTTTTATGCTAATTTCTCAGAGCAACTTTCAGTCGCTTCAAAAGAAGAGGATGAAGGTGGCATGAGATTGAATGAAATGGTTGAAACCGATATCGACTGTCCAACTTGTGAACGTAAAATGGGCATACGTACCGCTTCAACAGGTGTATTTTTAGGTTGTACGGGTTATAGTTTGCCACCAAAAGAACGCTGTACACAAACCATGAATTTAGTTTCTGGTGATGAGGCAATTGCTGTCGACTCTGATGAAGCTGAAACTGAAAGTTTACGTCAAATGAAGCGTTGTCCTAAATGTGGAACTGCAATGGACTCATATTTAATAGATGAGACTCGAAAGTTACACGTTTGTGGTAATAACCCAGGATGTGATGGTGTTATTGTAGAGCTAGGTACATTTAAGATTAAAGGCTATGATGGCCCTTTAATTGAATGTGATAAATGTGGCAATGATATGCAATTGAAATCAGGTCGATTTGGTAAGTATTTCGGTTGTACTAATGAAGAGTGTAAAAATACTCGTAAATTGCTTAAAAGTGGTGAAGCAGCGCCACCTAAAGAAGATCCTGTTCATTTAACTGAATTACCATGTGAAAAATCAGATGCTTATTTTGTTTTACGAGATGGTGCCGCAGGTATATTTATGGCAGCATCTAGCTTCCCTAAATCAAGAGAAACAAGAGCTCCAAAAGTTTGTGAACTTCAAAGGTTTAGAGATCGTATTTCTCCTAAATTCTATTATTTGGCTGATGCGCCAGCTAAAGATCCTGATGGAAATGAAGCTGTAGTACGCTTTAGTCGTAAAGCTAAATCTCAGTATGTAATGACTGAAATTGATGGTAAAGCGACAGGATGGACTGCCAAATTTGTTGATGATAAATGGGTAGAAGAAGCCAAAGCTAAAAAAGCTCCGGCTAAAAAGAAAACCTCAGCAAAGAAAAAAGCACCGGCTAAGAAAAAAGAAGCTGCTAAAAAAGAGAGTTAA